TTCGTCGGCCTGCTTATCGTCGGTGTCGTCATCGTCTATTCGGGTGTGGTGCTGGCGCAGGTCGCGCCCACCTACATCGAATACATGGCCGTGCAGAAGGCGGTACAAAAGGCGGCGGCGGGCACCACCGTGGCCGATGTGCGCAACCTCTTCGACAAGGCCGCTCAGATCGACGACATCCGCTCCATCGCGGGCAAGGACCTGACCGTGGGCAAGGCGGGGGACCGCGTGGTGGTGTCGTTTGCCTACACGCGCGAAATCCACCTGGCCGGTCCCGCGCACCTGGTGATGAAATACGAAGGCCAGTCGAAATGAAATACGAGACGGACCGGCCGCGTCCTGGCAGGCGCTGCTTCCTTTGAGTCCCGAGCTTCAGGCGCTGCAGAAGCGCCTCCAACATGTTTTTGCCAATCCCCGGTTGCTCGAACGTGCCCTGACGCACCGCAGCTTCTCGGCCGACCACAACGAGCGGCTGGAGTTTCTGGGCGACTCTGTGCTCAGCTTGGCGGTGTCCGGCCTGTTGTTCGAAAAACTGAGCCAGTTGCCCGAGGGCGATTTGTCTCGGGTGCGAGCGAATCTCGTCAAGCAAGACACCTTGTTCCAGATCGCTTCCGGTTTGGGGCTTTCGACGGGACTGCGCCTGGGCGATGGGGAAAAGCGTTCCGGCGGACACAAGCGGCCCTCCATCCTGGCCGACGCACTGGAGGCGCTGATCGGGGCGGTGTACCTCGACGCCGGATTTGAAATCGCAGCAGCCTTGGTGCACCGGCTATACAGCAACATCGAACTCAATGCGCAGATGAGCGCCATGGGCAAGGATGCCAAGACCGAATTGCAGGAGTGGTTGCAGGCGCGCAAAATGAAGTTGCCGGTCTACCGCGTGGTGGCCACGCTCGGCGAGGCGCACAAGCAGACGTTTGACGTCGAGTGCACCGTCACCGAGACCGGGCACAGCGAACGCGGCATCGGTGCGTCGCGTCGGGCTGGTGAGCAGGCTGCCGCTGCCGCCATGTTTCAACACCTCATCGCGGCGCTGCCGCCGTCCAAGGGGGCTTCCAGCGTGTTCCCAGGCTCTTCTTCCACGACCCCAACGCCCGGCCAGCCACGGCGCTGAATGTATGTCTTCCTCCCCTGCTTCCCCGCCTGCCAATCCCGACCTGGACGCCATGCTGGCGCAGGCCCTGGGCAAGGACGCCGCCGGTCCTGCTGCCACGGCCGAGGGTGTTCCTGAAGAGGCGCCCGTCGATCCCGCGCAGCAGCGCTGCGGTTACGTGGCCATCGTCGGCAAGCCCAACGTGGGCAAGTCCACCTTGCTCAACGCACTCGTGGGTCAGAAGGTCAGCATCACCTCGCGCAAGGCCCAGACCACGCGCCACCGCATCACGGGCATCCGCACCTTGGGCTCCACGCAGTTCGTGTTCGTCGACACGCCAGGCTTTCAGACCCGCCACGGTAACGCGCTCAACCGCGCGCTGAACAAGACCGTGCTGGGGGCGGTGAACGACGTCGATTTGATTCTTTTTGTCGTCGAAGCCGGCCACTTCAACCTGGCCGATGCCAAGGCGCTGTCCATGTTGCCGGCCAACGTGCCCGCCATGCTGGTGGCCAACAAGTTCGATCTGGTGCACCGGCGCGGCGACCTTGCGCCGTGGTTGCGGTCGATGCAGGAGCGCCACCCGTTTGCCGAGTTCGTGCCCATGTCGGCCAAGGCCTCGAAGGACATCGAACGGCTGTTCGGCATCTGCGAGAAGTACCTGCCGCAGCAACCCTGGATGCACGATCCGGACGATCTGACCGACCGCAGCGAGCGCTTCATGGCCGCCGAAATGGTGCGCGAAAAGCTGTTTCGCCTGACCGGCGACGAACTGCCCTACACCTCGACCGTGATCATCGACAAGTTCGAGGAAGAGGGCTCGCTCAAACGCATCGCCGCCACCATCGTGGTGGAACGCGAAGGCCACAAGGGCATGGTGATTGGCGAGAAGGGCGAGAAGCTCAAACGCATTGGCACCGAGGCCCGGCAAGAGCTGGAGAAACTCTGGGATTGCAAGGTGTTCCTGGAGCTCTGGGTGAAGGTGCGCTCAGGCTGGGCCGATGACGATGCGCGCGTGCGCTCGTTCGGCTACGAGTAAGCCGCAATGCTTCGACGCGCCCGCCGCCGGACGCCATGGCCCTGAAGCGATATTCCGAAGAACCGGCATTCGTCCTGCACCGCTACGACTGGAGCGAGACCAGCCTCGTGCTGGAGGTCTTCACCCGCCACCACGGCCGTATTGCCCTGGTGGCCAAGGGCGTGAAGCGCCCCACCTCGCAGTTTCGCCCGGTGTTGCTGCCCTTGCAGCCGCTGCAGCTGTCTTGGTCGGGCGATGCGGAGGTGCGCACGCTCAAGGCCGCGCACTGGCTCGGTGGGCACGTCATGCCCACCGGCGAGGCGCTGATTTCGGGCAGCTACCTCAACGAACTGCTCATGCGCTTGCTCGCGCGGGACGATCCGCACGAGCGGCTGTTCGACCACTTCGCCACGGCGGTGCAGCTGCTGGCGGAAAAAAGCGATGCGCAGGAACTGGTGTTGCGCGCTTTCGAGCTGCTCCTGCTGCGCGATATCGGCGTGTTGCCCGACCTTGCGCACGAGGGCAATACGCTGGCCGAGCTCGACCCCGAGCAGCGCTACCTGCTCGGACACGAAAGCGGGCTGAGCCTGGCGCAAGCGGGTGAGCGCCAGGCGCTCACCGGTGAACAATGGATGGATCTGCAGTCGGCCATGGACCAGCCAGCGCCTTTCGTTCCGACGCTGCGGGCCTGCGCCGCATGTTTGCAAGCCCTGCGGCTGCCGCTGCGCAACCTGCTGCACTACCATTGCGGCGTGCGCGTGTTCAAGACACGCCAGCTGATGTTGGACGTGCAAGCCATGACCCGGCATCGCCCAACCGCTGGCCCCGACGTGGACACTGTTTCCGAATCCCCACCGACACCCCTCGCACCATGACCGTGGTTTCCAGCCCTCCGCAGCCTTCGGCCACCGCGCTGTCGGTCAATCTCAACAAAGTCGCCCTGGTGCGCAACACCCGCCACTTGGGCATTCCGTCGGTCACGCGCGCGGCCACCCTGTGCCTGCAGGCCGGCGCGCAGGGCATCACGGTGCATCCCAGGCCGGACGAGCGCCACATCCGTGCGCACGACGTGCACGATCTGGCCGAGTTGCTCAAGGCTTGGCCAGACCGCGAGTTCAATATCGAAGGCAATCCGTTTCACAACCTGATGGGTTTCGTGCGCGACGTGCGACCGCAGCAGGTCACCTTCGTGCCCGACAGCGAGGGGCAATTCACCAGCGATCACGGCTGGAGCTTCCCGGCCGATGTCGAACGCCTGCGCCCCTTGATTGCGGAGGCCCAGGCGCTGGGCGCCCGCGTGAGCCTGTTCATGGACGCCGAGCCCGGCCAGATGGCGGCCGCCAGGGCGGTGGGGGCCGATCGCGTCGAACTCTACACCGAGCCTTATGCCGCCGCCTGGCATTCACCGCAGCGCGATGCCCAGCTCGAACGTTTTCGATCTGCCGCGCAGGCCGCGCTCGACGCGGGCCTGGGGGTCAATGCCGGGCACGACCTGAACCGCGAGAACCTCAGCGCCTTCGTGCGCGCGGTGCCCGGACTGCGCGAGGTGTCGATCGGACATGCCTTGATCTCGGATGCGCTGGAACTGGGTTACGCCCAGACCATCGCCGCCTACAACCGCTGCATCCGCGACGCGAGATGATCGTCGGCATCGGTACCGATATTTGCGACATCCGGCGCATCGAGGCCGTGTTGCAGCGCCAGGGCGAGCGCTTCGTGCGCAAGGTGCTGAGCGATGCGGAGTTCACCGTCTGGCAAAAGCGCAGCGCGCGCTGGCCGCAGCGGGGCGTGCGTTACCTGGCCACGCGTTTTTCGGCCAAGGAAGCGTTCTCGAAGGCCGTGGGCATGGGCATGCGCATGCCGATGACGTGGCGCAGCTGTGAAATCAACAACCTGCCCAGTGGGCAGCCGGTGATCGTGTTGCACGGCGATCTCAAAACCTGGTTCGAGGCGCAGGGCTTGCGCGCCCACGTGACCGTGACCGACGAAACCGACTACGCCGCGAGCTTCGTGGTGGTGGAACGCGACTGACCCTTTTTTTCCTATTCCATGCACGCACACGCTCCTCTCATCATCGACGTGGCGGGCTACAGCCTGACCACCGCCGACCGCCAACGCCTGGCCCACCCCTTGGTGGGCGGGGTCATCCTGTTTGGCCGCAACTGGCAGAGCCGAGAACAGCTCACGGCGCTGTGCCGCCAGATCAAGGCCGTGCGGCACGACCTGCTCATCGCGGTCGATCATGAAGGTGGGCGCGTTCAACGTTTTCGCACCGATGGCTTCACCCACCTGCCACCCATGGCCAGCCTGGGAGCGTTGTGGATGCGCGCCGCGAAAGCGGGCGATGTCGAAGGGGCCGCTGCGCTGGAAGCAAGCAATGCCGCCGTGGCCACGGGCTATGTGCTGGGTGCCGAGCTGCGGGCCTGTGGTGTGGACCTGAGCTTTACGCCAGTGCTCGACCTGGACTACGGCGAGAGCTCGGTGATCGGTGACCGTTCCTTTGCGCGGGATCCTCGCGTCGTCACCCTGCTGGCCCAAAGCCTCATGCATGGCCTGCTGCAAAGCGGCATGGGCAACTGCGGCAAACACTTTCCTGGCCACGGCTTCGTGAAGGCCGACTCGCACCTTGCGATGCCGGTGGACCGCCGCAGCCTCAAGGCCATCCTCGCCGAGGACGCGGCGCCATACGGCTGGTTGTCGGCGAGCCTGCAGGCGGTGATGCCGGCGCACGTGATCTATGCCAAGGTGGATCCGCGGCCGGCGGGCTTTTCATCTCGCTGGCTGCAGGACATCCTGCGCGCCCGCCTGGGCTTCACCGGCGCGATCTTCAGCGACGACCTGAGCATGGCCGCCGCGCGCCAGATCGGCGGGCGCGAGGTGAGTTTCCCCGAAGCCGCGCTGGCCGCGCTCGCGGCGGGCGGCGATCTGGTGTTGCTGTGCAACCAGTCGGTGGTGGAGGGCGGAGCGCCGATCGACGAGGCTATCGATGCCTTGTCGCAGGCCGCGCTCACGGGCGCCTGGCAACCGAATGCGGCGAGCGAAGAGCGGCGCCTGGCGCTGCTGCCGCGCCTGGCGTCGCCCGATTGGGATGCGCTGATGGTCAGCGAGCGCTACATGCAGGCGCTGTCGCTGTTGCCGGGATGACGGCGGCGTGGGTCGCCTGACGGGCGACCTGCGGGGCTTCAGGGGCCGCCGTCCAGGCCGAGCTTGTCCAGCAGGTCCGACACCAGCTCCAGGCGGACCAGCGGATTGTCCAGCGTCATCAGGCGCTGTTTGAGTTCCACCGGCGCGGGCAGCAATTCAGCCCAGCGGTTGGCGATCCAGCCGCAGTCATCCCACTGGTAGGGTGGCTGAATGGGAATTTGCCCCAGCGCGTCCGGGTTGCGTTCGTGCAGGCTTTGCAGCACGCGCTGCAAGGCGCTGCGGGTGTTGGCGAGGTGATCGGGCACGGGCACCACCGACTCGGCCTCGTCCAGTTGCACGTCGGCCATCCAGAGCCCGTGCGGCAGCTGGCGGCGCTGCGACAGGTGGAAACGCTGCAGACCCCGGCAGCGGATCATCATCAGTCCGGGCTGTGGGCGATCAAGATGCTCGATCTGCGCCAGGGTGCCGACCGGGTGGAAAACCTCTTTGGCAAACGCATCACCCGTCGCTGGGGCGTTGGGGTCGATCTTGCGCACCTCGCTGCCTTCACTCAGGCAGACAACCCCGAAGGGCGCGCCGGTCTTGTGGCAGCGGCCAATCATGTCGAGATAGCGCACCTCGAAGATGCGCAGCGGCAGCCAGCCTCCCGGAAAAAGCACGGTCTGCAACGGAAACAAGGGGAGTTGCGACAGTGTCAGGGCCTGCGGGGGCCGCGCGGAGTTCAATCGTTGACCACCGCGTCGGCGCTTTGGCGTTGCAACATCGCCAGGCTGCTGGCGATGGTGGCGCGCAGTTCGCGCCGGTCGCAAATGAAGTCCACCGCACCCTTGGTCTGCAGGAACTCGGCGCGCTGAAAGCCTTCGGGCAGCTTCACGCGCACGGTATTTTCGATCACGCGCGGGCCGGCAAAACCGATCAGGGCCTTGGGCTCTGCGATGACGATGTCGCCCAGGAAGGCAAAGCCCGCGCTCACACCGCCCATGGTGGGGTCGGTCAGCACGCTGATGTAGGGCAGGCCCTTCTTGGCCAGGCGCGTCAGGGAGGCGTTGGTTTTGGCCATCTGCATGAGCGAGAGCAGACCTTCCTGCATGCGCGCGCCACCCGTGGCGGTGAAGCACAAGAAAGGCACTTTCTGCGCGATCGCTTCTTCCACACCGCGCACAAAACGTTCGCCGACCACCGAGCCCATCGAGCCGCCCATGAAGTCGAATTCGAAACACGCCACCACCAGGCTGATGCCGTGCACCGCGCCACCCATGACCACCAGCGCGTCGGTCTCTCCGGTGGTCTCCAGCGCGTCTTTCAGGCGTTCGGGG
The sequence above is a segment of the Hydrogenophaga sp. BPS33 genome. Coding sequences within it:
- the rnc gene encoding ribonuclease III, translated to MSPELQALQKRLQHVFANPRLLERALTHRSFSADHNERLEFLGDSVLSLAVSGLLFEKLSQLPEGDLSRVRANLVKQDTLFQIASGLGLSTGLRLGDGEKRSGGHKRPSILADALEALIGAVYLDAGFEIAAALVHRLYSNIELNAQMSAMGKDAKTELQEWLQARKMKLPVYRVVATLGEAHKQTFDVECTVTETGHSERGIGASRRAGEQAAAAAMFQHLIAALPPSKGASSVFPGSSSTTPTPGQPRR
- the acpS gene encoding holo-ACP synthase produces the protein MIVGIGTDICDIRRIEAVLQRQGERFVRKVLSDAEFTVWQKRSARWPQRGVRYLATRFSAKEAFSKAVGMGMRMPMTWRSCEINNLPSGQPVIVLHGDLKTWFEAQGLRAHVTVTDETDYAASFVVVERD
- a CDS encoding LON peptidase substrate-binding domain-containing protein, with translation MNSARPPQALTLSQLPLFPLQTVLFPGGWLPLRIFEVRYLDMIGRCHKTGAPFGVVCLSEGSEVRKIDPNAPATGDAFAKEVFHPVGTLAQIEHLDRPQPGLMMIRCRGLQRFHLSQRRQLPHGLWMADVQLDEAESVVPVPDHLANTRSALQRVLQSLHERNPDALGQIPIQPPYQWDDCGWIANRWAELLPAPVELKQRLMTLDNPLVRLELVSDLLDKLGLDGGP
- the recO gene encoding DNA repair protein RecO; translated protein: MALKRYSEEPAFVLHRYDWSETSLVLEVFTRHHGRIALVAKGVKRPTSQFRPVLLPLQPLQLSWSGDAEVRTLKAAHWLGGHVMPTGEALISGSYLNELLMRLLARDDPHERLFDHFATAVQLLAEKSDAQELVLRAFELLLLRDIGVLPDLAHEGNTLAELDPEQRYLLGHESGLSLAQAGERQALTGEQWMDLQSAMDQPAPFVPTLRACAACLQALRLPLRNLLHYHCGVRVFKTRQLMLDVQAMTRHRPTAGPDVDTVSESPPTPLAP
- a CDS encoding DUF4845 domain-containing protein; translation: MNLKRQQKGMTFVGLLIVGVVIVYSGVVLAQVAPTYIEYMAVQKAVQKAAAGTTVADVRNLFDKAAQIDDIRSIAGKDLTVGKAGDRVVVSFAYTREIHLAGPAHLVMKYEGQSK
- a CDS encoding pyridoxine 5'-phosphate synthase, coding for MTVVSSPPQPSATALSVNLNKVALVRNTRHLGIPSVTRAATLCLQAGAQGITVHPRPDERHIRAHDVHDLAELLKAWPDREFNIEGNPFHNLMGFVRDVRPQQVTFVPDSEGQFTSDHGWSFPADVERLRPLIAEAQALGARVSLFMDAEPGQMAAARAVGADRVELYTEPYAAAWHSPQRDAQLERFRSAAQAALDAGLGVNAGHDLNRENLSAFVRAVPGLREVSIGHALISDALELGYAQTIAAYNRCIRDAR
- the accD gene encoding acetyl-CoA carboxylase, carboxyltransferase subunit beta, producing the protein MSWLEKLLPPKITPTNPTERRSVPEGLWIKCPSCEAVLYKNDLEKNQNVCPHCSHHHRIGARARLNAFLDAEGRYEIAQEVLPVDALKFKDSRKYPERLKDALETTGETDALVVMGGAVHGISLVVACFEFDFMGGSMGSVVGERFVRGVEEAIAQKVPFLCFTATGGARMQEGLLSLMQMAKTNASLTRLAKKGLPYISVLTDPTMGGVSAGFAFLGDIVIAEPKALIGFAGPRVIENTVRVKLPEGFQRAEFLQTKGAVDFICDRRELRATIASSLAMLQRQSADAVVND
- the era gene encoding GTPase Era, whose protein sequence is MSSSPASPPANPDLDAMLAQALGKDAAGPAATAEGVPEEAPVDPAQQRCGYVAIVGKPNVGKSTLLNALVGQKVSITSRKAQTTRHRITGIRTLGSTQFVFVDTPGFQTRHGNALNRALNKTVLGAVNDVDLILFVVEAGHFNLADAKALSMLPANVPAMLVANKFDLVHRRGDLAPWLRSMQERHPFAEFVPMSAKASKDIERLFGICEKYLPQQPWMHDPDDLTDRSERFMAAEMVREKLFRLTGDELPYTSTVIIDKFEEEGSLKRIAATIVVEREGHKGMVIGEKGEKLKRIGTEARQELEKLWDCKVFLELWVKVRSGWADDDARVRSFGYE
- the nagZ gene encoding beta-N-acetylhexosaminidase, whose translation is MHAHAPLIIDVAGYSLTTADRQRLAHPLVGGVILFGRNWQSREQLTALCRQIKAVRHDLLIAVDHEGGRVQRFRTDGFTHLPPMASLGALWMRAAKAGDVEGAAALEASNAAVATGYVLGAELRACGVDLSFTPVLDLDYGESSVIGDRSFARDPRVVTLLAQSLMHGLLQSGMGNCGKHFPGHGFVKADSHLAMPVDRRSLKAILAEDAAPYGWLSASLQAVMPAHVIYAKVDPRPAGFSSRWLQDILRARLGFTGAIFSDDLSMAAARQIGGREVSFPEAALAALAAGGDLVLLCNQSVVEGGAPIDEAIDALSQAALTGAWQPNAASEERRLALLPRLASPDWDALMVSERYMQALSLLPG